In Barnesiella propionica, the genomic window TTACACTGCCCGTTATCGAACTTCCGCCGGAAGTGGCGAACGGAATGACGGTTTTACCGGAGAAGTCGTATTTTTCAAGGAACGTATTGACCGGACGCGGACATAAGTCCCACCAGATAGGATACCCCACGAATATCACGTCGTAATCTTTCGGTGCAACAGATTCTCCGCCCAATTCCGGGCGTGAGTTTTCGGTCGTCATTTCAACCGAGCTTCGGCTTTTCTTGTTGTTCCAATCGAGGTCGGCCGATGTGTAGGCTTTAGCGGGAGTTATCCGGTAAAGTTTACCGCCGGTTGCTTTGGCAATGGCATCCGCTACTTTTTCAGTTGTTCCGGTACAGGAGAAATAGGCGACAAGAATTTTCTTGTCCGATGACACATTGGTGTCCGTGACTTGTTGCTGCGCATTTGCCGCGCCGCTGAAACCGATAAGGCTCATAATTATCAATATTATATGTTTCATCTTATTTTAATTTTGAATATTCTTTATCACTTACAGGCTCAAGCCATTCGTTGTTGCTATTCTCGCCGGGAACCTCTATGGCAAGGTGGGAAAACCAACTGTCAGGTGCAGCTCCGTGCCAGTGTTTCACGCCGGCCGGAATGTGGATGGCATCGCCAGGTCGCAATTCGACCGCTTCTTTTCCCCATTCCTGATAATAACCGCGACCTCCCACGCATACGAGCGTCTGCCCGCCGCCTTTCGTGGCGTGGTGTACATGCCAGTTGTTGCGGCAACCCGGCTCAAAAGTGACATTTACGACAGGCACGCCAGCCGTCACTACGGGCGCAACATAGCTTTGCCCTATGAAATACTTGGCATAGGCATCATTCGGCTTGCCAACCGGAAAAATGATGGTTTGTGCATATCCTTCGAGCGAACCGACTCTGGTACTATCGGCATTTTCAGTCCAAACCTCTTTTGCCATACGAAAAGCTGCCCATGCCTTGGGCCAGCCTGCATAGAAAGCGGCGTGGGTAAGGATTTCGGCCATTTCGGTTTTGGTTACTCCGTTTTTCTTTGCCGATTCGAGGTGATACTTGAACGAAGAATCGGTCAGTCCCTGCGACATGAGGGCGACCACCGTTACGATGGAGCGGTCGCGGAGCGAAAGGAGGTCATTGCGACTCCACACCTCCCCGAAAAGGATGTCGTCATTGAGGTGCGCGAACTCGGGGGCGAATTCGCCGAGCGCGTCACGTCCGGCTGTTTGCTTGATTTTTACTTGTGATCTTGCCATGATTGGAAATATTAAAGTTAATAATAAAACCAATGAAGTTACTTTTGTTTTCATACCGTTTGATTTTAATTCTACTTTTTATGGAGATCGGCATTCGATTCCCGAATGCAAAAATACGAAACGAGCCTTGCAACGATTTTGCTGCAAGGCTCAAATTTATTTGTCAGGAGGTTCATTTCACCAAGATGGAGCTGCCCCGTATGCCTCCTTGTATATTTTGGAGAAATGCGACAGATTCTTGAAACCTACGTCGAAGCAGGCTTCCGTAACTTTCTTTTTCCCCGACTTGATTAAGTCATGAGCTGCTTCGAGGCGCCGTTTGATGATCCATTTCTGGGGTGTCAGGTCGCTCACTTTGGCGAAATCACGTTTGAACGTGGCCAGACTGCGCCCTGTGTAGCTTGCGATTTCTTCCATCGACAGGTCGCACATGTAGTTCTCGTTCAGGTAATCAAGAATGTCTATTTTCCAAGGTTCGACGAAATCGAACAGCGAAGCGTAAAGGTTCCTGTCCGTGTTGAGCAGGACATAGACACCTTCGATCATCTTCAATTTCAGAATATCTTCCGAAGGCTTCTCC contains:
- a CDS encoding flavodoxin, with translation MKHIILIIMSLIGFSGAANAQQQVTDTNVSSDKKILVAYFSCTGTTEKVADAIAKATGGKLYRITPAKAYTSADLDWNNKKSRSSVEMTTENSRPELGGESVAPKDYDVIFVGYPIWWDLCPRPVNTFLEKYDFSGKTVIPFATSGGSSITGSVKQLKKLYPKIVWKEGRLLNGGVKQAGEWAKQASK
- a CDS encoding carboxymuconolactone decarboxylase family protein, which produces MKTKVTSLVLLLTLIFPIMARSQVKIKQTAGRDALGEFAPEFAHLNDDILFGEVWSRNDLLSLRDRSIVTVVALMSQGLTDSSFKYHLESAKKNGVTKTEMAEILTHAAFYAGWPKAWAAFRMAKEVWTENADSTRVGSLEGYAQTIIFPVGKPNDAYAKYFIGQSYVAPVVTAGVPVVNVTFEPGCRNNWHVHHATKGGGQTLVCVGGRGYYQEWGKEAVELRPGDAIHIPAGVKHWHGAAPDSWFSHLAIEVPGENSNNEWLEPVSDKEYSKLK